In Paraglaciecola sp. T6c, the sequence ATTTTTCAACTCACTAGTTCGAAAACCAACGCGGGAGTATATGTACTGCAAAGGTTCACGCTTTTCGTTAAGCAAGGTCAGTTTTAGTTGATATAAGTGCGGTGTTTCGGCGCTCCACTTGGCCACATTTTTTATCTTACCGGTCAAAAGCAAGTCAGTACATTGTGACTCCCAATTCTCTAATGTAACGGTTTGCTCAAAAACGGGAGTTAAATCAGAGTCAAATAAGCGCGCCTGTAACTGATAGTCTTTTCCCGCACTTTCTTGGCCCCCTACATGCGAATGTATATTGACTGCTAATGAAAACTCCCCATGCAGGTATTGGTTATCAAGGGTGCTCAAAGCATGAAAGTCGCGTATGCGTACCTTAGGTGTACTATATACATACACGTCACGCTCAATGCCCGATAAACGCCACATATCTTGTAATTCTAGATAAGTGCCGTCAGACCAGCGGTACACCTCCAGTGCAATCACGTTATCACCCGCTTGCACGTACTGGGTAATATCAAATTCTGCAGGGGTTTTGGAATCTTGTGAGTAACCGACTTTATGGCCATTTACCCAAATATAAAACGCCGATTTCACTGCCCCTAAATAGACGAAAACGTGCTTATCTTGCCAATTATCAGGCAAGGCAAAGTGACGCCGATAAGAGCCTACTGGGTTATTGTCCTCAGGCACATCACCTGCAATCGGGTGCTTAGCGAAATCCACTGCTGTATTGATGTAGTTCGCCGCACCATAGCCCAACAATTGCCAATTACCCGGGACGGCTATTTTATCCCACTGACTGGAGTCAAATTCAGGAGTGTAAAAGTCTAATGGTCGCAAGTTTGGGGCCTTCACCCAATGAAAATCCCACTCACCATTAAGACTCAAATAGTCTTGAGACATAAACGGCGAATCTACGTACCCCTGTGGGTCATCTGAAAAGCCATAAAATGAGCTACGCGCTGGCTCTTTGTTAATGGCGAATACTTCGGGGTTTTGCCAATCAGGCACAGTAGAAGATTGAGGATATGTCATAAAAGCGGCTCCAATATCAAACGCTCAAAAATAGTTACTTAACGGAAATTTAAAAAACTGTGTTATCAGCGCATTCATGGGTATGCCTCAGTAGTTGAAGCTGCGCGTATAGGCATGCCCTAACAAGACATCACCCAACAGAATAAAATCATATTAATACTACATATTAAACATTACATTAACGACCCATTTGCGCAATTAAATCGCCTTGCTCCACATCTTGCTCTAGAAGGTCAAACAGTGAAATACTGCGACTCAGTATTTAGCGAAATTCCTTTGAGGGCGATCAATATGAAATCTAGAATACGCAAGATAACCTCTTTATTCGTCTCCGGCATTGTCCTAGTTTCTTGTCTCAGCGTGTTTACCGCGCAAACCATCGCACAACAACAGTCAGCTAACATTGACCGCATCGCTAGTTTTATGGCTGCTTACAATGAGCATGATATAGATGGCATGCTGTTGAATATGAAAGACGATGTAAAATGGCTGGGTGTGGCTAACAACCAGCTAGTCGTAGAGACAGCAGATAAAAAGCAATTGCAGCAGGCGATGCTGGCGCATTTTGAGGCACAACCAAATGCCCGCTCACGCATTAAGAACAGCATAGAATTAGGTAACACCGTGGCGGTCGTAGAAGAAGCATTTATTGTTCGCGGTGAAATAACAACCTCTCAATGCGCTATGTCTATTTATCAATTAGCCGATGGCTTGATTGCAAGTATCACCTATTATGCAGCGGCTGAGTGTTAAAACGCCCCCAGTTAAAGCAGTAAAGGTGTAGAGCAGTAAAAGTGCATGAAGAAAGTTCATCAAGCCTAGACCATTGCACGGCAAACAAGGACAATAGCGCAACTTAATAGCGGCATTAAAAGGTACCCATGTCAGATACGGCTTTTAAAATTGGTTTATTTTACGGTTCAACTACTTGCTACACCGAAATGGCCGCAGAGAAAATTCAAACCGCGTTTAACCGGTTGTTTGATGCTCATGTAGTGGATATTTTCAATATAAAAGAGGTACCGCTTAGCCAAGCAGAACAGTTCGATGTGCTGATTTTCGGAATTTCCACATGGGATTTTGGGGAACTACAAGAAGACTGGGAATCCTGCTGGCAAGACATCAGTCAACTTAACCTTGAAAACAAAACAGTGGCTTTGTTTGGCCTCGGTGATCAGCTTGGTTATGCCCAGTGGTTCCAAGATGCCCTTGGTATGCTTCACGATGAGCTCATTATACTGGGCTGCAAAATGGTCGGTTATTGGCCAAATGAAGGCTATGAATTCACTGAATCGAAAGGATTAACCGAAGATGGCTCACATTTTGTTGGGTTATCCCTAGATGATGAAAACCAGTACGATAGAACTGAGCAGCGTATCGATAGCTGGGCAGAACAATTACTACTAGAACTGGATAACGACGATCAGTGATCCCCACAGCTGGCCAATCAAGACTGCATCGACCGTATTATCGCAATGGTGATGAACATCGAGGCGGCGCCGACGTCAGCTTCCAAGACATCGTAAAAATCTTCGGTTTTCGCACCGTAAATATTGGCAAATGGGTCACCCCGGAAGAACAGCAAATCGCCGCTAACCTATTTTTTGATGCCTTTTGCGACT encodes:
- a CDS encoding nuclear transport factor 2 family protein encodes the protein MKSRIRKITSLFVSGIVLVSCLSVFTAQTIAQQQSANIDRIASFMAAYNEHDIDGMLLNMKDDVKWLGVANNQLVVETADKKQLQQAMLAHFEAQPNARSRIKNSIELGNTVAVVEEAFIVRGEITTSQCAMSIYQLADGLIASITYYAAAEC
- the fldB gene encoding flavodoxin FldB encodes the protein MSDTAFKIGLFYGSTTCYTEMAAEKIQTAFNRLFDAHVVDIFNIKEVPLSQAEQFDVLIFGISTWDFGELQEDWESCWQDISQLNLENKTVALFGLGDQLGYAQWFQDALGMLHDELIILGCKMVGYWPNEGYEFTESKGLTEDGSHFVGLSLDDENQYDRTEQRIDSWAEQLLLELDNDDQ